The following proteins are encoded in a genomic region of Ornithinibacillus sp. 4-3:
- a CDS encoding hemolysin III family protein: protein MANTHIFSKGEEIANAIIHGIGAISSIAALAVLVVYSSYEGNAWHIVTFTIFGATMLILYTCSTLVHSFPEGKAKDIFEILDHSSIYLFIAGSYTPFLLLAIKGTVGWTLFGIVWGLTLAGIIFKSFFTKRFVLASTLLYVAMGWLIVFAWKPLVAGMSTPGLVLLVIGGLLYSVGAVFYVWRGFRFHHAIWHLFVVGGSAAHFFSVMTLLP, encoded by the coding sequence ATGGCGAATACACATATATTTTCAAAAGGTGAAGAAATCGCAAACGCAATTATCCATGGAATCGGTGCAATTTCAAGTATAGCAGCACTGGCCGTATTAGTAGTCTATTCCTCATACGAAGGAAATGCTTGGCATATCGTAACATTCACCATATTTGGAGCAACCATGCTAATTTTATACACTTGCTCCACCTTAGTCCATAGCTTTCCAGAGGGAAAAGCAAAAGACATATTTGAAATACTCGATCATTCCTCGATCTATTTATTTATCGCAGGATCATACACACCATTCTTACTCCTGGCAATTAAAGGAACAGTAGGCTGGACCCTATTTGGAATTGTTTGGGGACTTACCTTAGCCGGAATTATATTTAAATCCTTTTTCACAAAAAGGTTTGTACTTGCTTCGACATTGTTATATGTTGCGATGGGTTGGTTAATCGTCTTTGCATGGAAACCACTCGTTGCTGGCATGTCTACACCGGGACTTGTGTTGTTAGTTATTGGCGGATTATTATATTCCGTTGGAGCTGTATTCTATGTTTGGCGTGGATTTCGCTTCCATCATGCCATTTGGCACCTGTTTGTTGTCGGTGGATCAGCAGCACATTTCTTCTCTGTTATGACATTATTACCATGA
- the csaA gene encoding chaperone CsaA, protein MATFDDFMKLDIRIGTIIEAEDFPEARKPAIKLKIDLGEELGIKQSSAQITYRYTPEALVGRQVTAVVNFPPMRVAGYKSEVLVLGGVPEEHDVILLAPDEQVPNGTKVS, encoded by the coding sequence ATGGCAACATTTGATGATTTTATGAAGTTGGATATTCGAATTGGGACCATTATAGAGGCAGAGGATTTTCCAGAAGCTAGGAAACCGGCAATTAAATTGAAGATTGATTTAGGAGAAGAGCTTGGAATTAAGCAATCTTCTGCACAAATTACATATCGTTATACACCAGAAGCTTTGGTCGGTAGACAAGTTACAGCAGTTGTTAACTTTCCACCGATGCGTGTTGCAGGGTATAAATCAGAAGTGCTTGTTCTAGGTGGAGTGCCAGAGGAACATGATGTTATATTATTGGCGCCAGATGAGCAAGTACCAAATGGGACGAAGGTGTCGTGA
- a CDS encoding DMT family transporter — MKRYIGEIGLLITAIIWGSGFVAAAISLEYYTAYQNMAIRFLVGSLILSLIFYKKIKWNKKVIIKGFILGSILYLAFALQTVGLGMTTPSKNAFLTTVNVVIVPFIAFFIYKKKLDKFELFGAVLAIVGIGFMSLQLSGGINMGDFLSLLCAFAFAFHIFYTAKFVQDEDPVMLTIIQMAAAAIIAWFVIGLRGEVTMPVETEGLLALLYLGIMSTALAFLLQTVAQRHITETKAAIILSTESFWGMLFSIIIIGEIITLRMAIGAALILFAVIISETKFNFIKRRKSLPEIR, encoded by the coding sequence ATGAAAAGGTATATCGGGGAAATTGGTTTACTTATTACAGCAATCATTTGGGGAAGTGGCTTTGTAGCTGCTGCTATCTCGTTAGAATATTATACAGCTTATCAAAATATGGCGATTCGCTTCCTCGTTGGAAGCTTAATTTTATCCCTTATTTTTTATAAAAAAATTAAATGGAACAAAAAAGTAATTATAAAAGGCTTTATTTTAGGAAGTATTCTATATTTAGCCTTCGCATTACAAACAGTTGGACTTGGCATGACAACTCCTTCTAAAAATGCATTTTTAACAACAGTGAATGTTGTTATTGTTCCATTTATTGCTTTCTTTATTTATAAAAAGAAGCTTGATAAATTTGAATTATTTGGTGCAGTCCTTGCCATTGTTGGAATTGGTTTTATGTCGCTTCAATTATCTGGTGGGATTAATATGGGAGATTTCTTATCGCTCTTATGTGCATTTGCCTTTGCATTTCATATTTTCTACACAGCAAAATTTGTGCAGGATGAAGATCCGGTTATGCTAACGATTATCCAAATGGCTGCTGCAGCAATTATTGCTTGGTTTGTGATTGGGTTACGTGGAGAAGTAACCATGCCAGTAGAGACAGAAGGTTTATTAGCACTTCTTTATTTAGGAATCATGTCTACGGCACTTGCTTTCTTATTACAAACAGTAGCACAGCGCCATATTACTGAGACGAAGGCAGCAATCATTCTCTCGACAGAATCCTTCTGGGGAATGCTATTTTCAATTATTATCATTGGTGAAATTATTACATTGCGTATGGCAATTGGTGCTGCTCTTATTTTATTCGCGGTTATCATATCGGAGACAAAATTCAATTTCATCAAACGACGAAAATCCTTACCTGAAATTAGATAA
- a CDS encoding hydroxymethylglutaryl-CoA lyase, whose translation MKSLPKWVRIKEVGPRDGLQNEKQWVSTEDKVNWINLLSESGVREIEFSSFVHPKWVPSLKDALEVGKRINRNPDVHYSALVPNQKGLELALEAGVDGISVFMSVSETHNKLNINKTIDKTFPVLKDVIQDAKSAGKHVACYVSTVFECPYEGKITPAQVIPICDKLFEYGVDDISLGDTIGTAVPLQVKALLEEVLVRYPKDKMIMHFHDTRGMAIANILTSLEYGITRLDSSVGGLGGCPYAKGAAGNVATNDVLYLLHGMGIYTGIDEAKIQEASLYIQEKLGKSLPSKSLAYLQAMA comes from the coding sequence ATGAAAAGCTTGCCGAAATGGGTACGAATTAAAGAAGTAGGACCACGTGATGGACTGCAAAATGAAAAGCAATGGGTTTCAACAGAGGATAAAGTGAACTGGATTAATTTATTGTCTGAATCTGGAGTCAGAGAAATTGAATTTTCTTCATTCGTGCACCCGAAATGGGTACCATCATTAAAAGATGCGCTAGAAGTTGGTAAAAGAATTAATCGAAACCCAGATGTACATTATTCTGCACTCGTACCGAATCAAAAAGGATTAGAACTAGCGCTGGAAGCTGGTGTGGATGGGATATCTGTATTTATGTCGGTTAGTGAAACACATAATAAGTTGAATATTAATAAGACAATTGATAAAACTTTTCCTGTCCTAAAAGATGTAATTCAAGATGCCAAAAGTGCAGGAAAACATGTTGCTTGTTATGTTTCTACGGTATTTGAGTGTCCTTATGAAGGGAAAATAACACCAGCACAAGTCATTCCAATCTGCGATAAGTTATTTGAATATGGAGTAGATGATATTTCACTTGGAGATACGATTGGTACTGCAGTGCCTTTGCAAGTAAAAGCATTACTAGAAGAAGTCTTAGTACGCTATCCAAAAGATAAAATGATTATGCATTTTCATGATACAAGAGGTATGGCGATTGCAAATATATTAACTTCCTTAGAATATGGAATTACCCGTTTAGATAGCTCAGTTGGTGGACTAGGAGGTTGTCCATATGCCAAAGGAGCAGCAGGAAATGTCGCAACAAATGATGTGCTTTATCTATTACACGGAATGGGCATTTATACAGGAATTGATGAAGCAAAAATTCAAGAAGCTTCCTTATATATTCAAGAGAAATTGGGAAAGTCTTTGCCAAGTAAATCACTTGCCTATTTACAGGCAATGGCCTAA
- a CDS encoding MFS transporter, with the protein MSQTGSVRVVSEKEKRKALFASFIGSAIEWYDFFIYGTAVALVFNEIFFPSFDPFVGLLLSYVTFSVTFFIRPLGGAVFGHIGDKVGRKTSLVLTLVLMGGATFLIGILPDYNTIGIVAPILLLLFRCVQGIGIGGEWSGAMLLAVEYSEDKKRGFFGSIPQLGVPVGLVLGTITFSLLTMLPEASFLAWGWRIPFILSAVLVLIALWIRSTLDETPIFQEAREQGTIKKAPILETLRNHWKMVLVGVALVAGTTCPFYIFSNFSIAYSTNYLGIDRSFILNAITIATIITMFTIPLFGKISDRIGRKTIYLSCLLSILVFAVPYFYFMSLASGTAIVIATIVGFILWSVGWSIQGTMYAEMFSTDVRYTGMTLGYQLGAAIAGGSAPIIALLLLDKYETWVPLSLIIIIATVLSLVALYYFRVSKDMQTEG; encoded by the coding sequence ATGAGTCAAACAGGCTCAGTGAGAGTAGTCTCAGAAAAGGAAAAGAGAAAAGCTCTGTTTGCAAGTTTTATTGGAAGTGCCATTGAGTGGTACGATTTCTTTATCTATGGAACGGCTGTAGCACTTGTTTTCAATGAAATCTTTTTCCCAAGCTTTGATCCTTTTGTCGGTTTACTTCTATCTTATGTTACTTTTTCTGTTACCTTTTTTATTCGCCCACTAGGTGGGGCTGTTTTTGGACATATTGGTGATAAGGTTGGTAGGAAAACTTCTCTTGTTTTGACACTTGTCTTAATGGGTGGGGCTACATTTCTTATCGGGATATTACCAGATTACAACACGATCGGGATTGTTGCACCAATTCTCCTTTTACTGTTTCGTTGTGTACAAGGAATTGGTATTGGTGGGGAATGGAGTGGTGCCATGCTGCTTGCAGTGGAATATTCGGAGGATAAAAAACGAGGATTCTTCGGAAGTATTCCCCAGCTTGGTGTTCCAGTTGGTTTAGTGTTAGGGACCATTACATTTTCCTTGCTAACCATGCTTCCAGAAGCTTCTTTTCTTGCTTGGGGTTGGCGAATTCCATTTATTTTAAGTGCGGTTCTCGTACTCATTGCTTTATGGATTCGATCTACACTTGATGAAACACCGATTTTCCAAGAAGCGCGTGAGCAAGGTACGATTAAAAAAGCACCGATTCTTGAAACGCTTCGCAATCATTGGAAAATGGTATTAGTTGGTGTAGCACTTGTTGCCGGTACTACTTGTCCTTTTTATATATTCTCTAATTTCTCCATCGCCTACTCTACAAATTATCTAGGAATAGATCGCTCGTTTATTTTAAATGCGATCACTATCGCAACGATCATTACAATGTTCACTATCCCTCTTTTTGGAAAGATTTCAGATCGCATTGGTAGAAAAACAATTTATCTCAGCTGTTTACTTAGTATTTTAGTTTTTGCTGTTCCTTACTTTTACTTTATGAGTCTAGCTTCCGGTACAGCGATTGTGATTGCTACGATTGTCGGATTTATTCTTTGGTCTGTTGGCTGGTCGATTCAAGGAACAATGTATGCGGAAATGTTTAGTACCGATGTGCGCTATACAGGAATGACGCTAGGCTATCAGCTTGGTGCTGCCATTGCGGGCGGTTCTGCGCCGATTATCGCCTTGTTACTCCTGGATAAATACGAAACATGGGTTCCATTGTCCTTGATCATTATTATTGCCACAGTACTTTCCCTAGTAGCCCTTTACTACTTCCGTGTATCTAAAGATATGCAAACAGAAGGATAG
- a CDS encoding glutamate synthase-related protein — MLTFIFEKLPLIIFYSVIIILVYFFLKDKYQNQHSILKTHPILGRLRYVFEMIGPEFRQYWFLNDKEGKPIDRDTMETIAKAGKYANTVIGFGSKKDFQKTDFYLSNSMFPLNVDELEVNNTPKIKTYTYKILNESLMNRKEKRNKIEIKPWHLKNKDAIVIGPNREKPFVVKGMIGISAMSYGALSKSAVKALAQGVAISGGAFMNTGEGGISPYHLSKIYEVKDYDAAVNNKLGSQIYKYIKGHTNASNFEIEHKFGSSAQKAVNALVEGEILEEKSADLIFQVGSGLFGARKNGKYDEETFLRNALRPEVKAIEIKLAQGAKVRGGKLPKEKITREISYIRGVEMGKDVESPNRFPLFSDIASLFELVMEWQKITGKPVGFKVVAGDETSFEELGKYMAETGYRPDFISIDGAEGGTGATYQEMADSLGMPIYSGLYILDQTMRKYGVRDDIKIIASGMLATANKMAVALSLGADLIYIARAAMNTIGCINAMKCHTNLCPVGITSHLPHLEKGVVVEEKRFRTANYLATMREGLYMLGASCGIDNPTKFDKQHIALRRNDNEVKKFENFVVVDNKIKAVNNLSEKELV, encoded by the coding sequence ATGTTAACATTCATTTTTGAGAAATTGCCGTTAATCATTTTTTATTCGGTTATTATTATTCTTGTCTATTTCTTTTTAAAGGATAAGTACCAAAATCAACATTCTATTTTAAAGACACATCCGATTCTAGGGAGACTTCGTTATGTGTTTGAAATGATTGGTCCAGAGTTCCGTCAATACTGGTTCTTAAATGATAAGGAAGGAAAACCTATTGATCGTGATACAATGGAAACTATCGCAAAAGCAGGAAAATACGCGAACACTGTCATTGGATTTGGTTCGAAAAAAGACTTCCAGAAAACAGACTTTTATTTGTCTAACTCTATGTTTCCATTAAACGTAGATGAACTGGAAGTAAATAACACGCCTAAAATCAAGACATATACGTATAAAATCCTCAACGAATCTCTGATGAATCGTAAGGAAAAGCGTAATAAAATAGAAATCAAGCCTTGGCATTTGAAAAATAAAGATGCTATTGTTATTGGTCCAAATCGCGAAAAGCCATTTGTTGTTAAAGGAATGATTGGAATTTCAGCGATGAGTTATGGTGCGTTATCCAAAAGTGCTGTAAAAGCTCTTGCACAAGGTGTTGCCATTAGTGGCGGCGCGTTTATGAATACAGGAGAAGGTGGAATTTCACCGTACCATTTATCTAAGATTTATGAGGTTAAGGATTATGACGCAGCCGTTAATAATAAGCTAGGTTCACAAATCTACAAATATATTAAGGGTCATACCAATGCGTCGAATTTTGAAATTGAACATAAATTTGGTTCCAGTGCTCAAAAGGCTGTAAATGCATTAGTAGAAGGCGAGATTTTAGAAGAGAAAAGTGCTGATTTAATCTTCCAAGTAGGCTCTGGATTATTTGGCGCTCGTAAAAACGGAAAATATGATGAAGAGACTTTCTTAAGAAATGCTTTGCGTCCTGAAGTAAAAGCAATTGAAATCAAACTTGCTCAAGGTGCGAAGGTACGTGGTGGTAAATTACCAAAAGAAAAAATCACACGTGAAATCTCTTATATCCGTGGAGTGGAGATGGGTAAAGATGTCGAAAGTCCAAACCGTTTTCCATTATTCTCTGATATCGCAAGTCTATTTGAATTAGTAATGGAATGGCAAAAAATTACTGGTAAGCCAGTTGGTTTTAAAGTGGTTGCTGGTGATGAAACGTCATTTGAAGAATTAGGTAAATATATGGCAGAAACAGGCTATCGTCCTGATTTCATCTCTATTGATGGTGCAGAAGGTGGTACTGGAGCAACTTATCAAGAGATGGCAGACAGCCTAGGAATGCCAATTTATTCTGGTTTATATATTTTAGATCAAACGATGCGTAAATACGGTGTGCGTGATGATATCAAGATTATCGCATCTGGTATGCTTGCAACAGCAAATAAAATGGCAGTTGCCTTATCACTTGGTGCTGATTTAATTTACATCGCACGTGCAGCAATGAACACGATTGGTTGTATTAATGCAATGAAATGTCATACAAATCTTTGTCCTGTTGGAATCACTTCCCACTTACCTCATTTGGAAAAAGGAGTAGTTGTGGAAGAGAAACGTTTCCGTACAGCTAACTATTTAGCGACTATGCGTGAAGGCCTCTATATGCTAGGAGCTTCGTGCGGAATTGATAATCCGACGAAATTTGATAAACAACATATCGCATTGCGTCGTAATGATAATGAAGTGAAGAAGTTTGAAAACTTTGTTGTTGTTGATAATAAAATTAAAGCAGTAAATAATCTTTCAGAAAAAGAATTAGTATAA
- a CDS encoding amidase, producing MNKELAEKSIAELATRIENKEISPVDVMQATFAQIEAKNPYLCAYVDTFDTEAKALAIHAEKEILQGNYRGKLHGIPIGVKDNLYMKGKNIRVGSKIHQDFIPSYDATVIQKLRDQGAIFTGLLNMHEYAYGFTTTNPYYGTCRNPWDLERIPGGSSGGSAAAVAADMTIAALGSETGGSLRAPASFNGIVSIKPTYGRVSKHGCFPFAWSLDHVGPMTKTVEDAAILLQAMAGHDPLDTTTASLPVPDYSSYLHKDVADMVIGINEEYLFANADEQVEKSVRHVIHELEKLGAKIVPVQFKTFENALFAFMMTMAAEATALHHENLVKRPEDYGIEVRTELMFGELISAVDYLQAQQIRRTIRDEFEEVFQEVDVIVGPTLPFTAGYIGTDTVMLNGEEVKLPEHVSRFIRPTTLTGIPAMSVPCGLVNGLPVGIQILAGPFMEKKIFQVASTIEALQLMRGLKPTFNSSLTE from the coding sequence ATGAATAAAGAACTGGCAGAAAAATCGATTGCCGAGTTAGCAACACGAATAGAAAACAAAGAAATCTCTCCTGTTGATGTGATGCAGGCGACTTTTGCACAAATAGAAGCGAAGAACCCCTATCTCTGTGCATATGTGGATACATTTGATACAGAAGCAAAGGCTTTAGCTATCCATGCAGAAAAAGAGATTTTACAAGGCAATTATCGTGGAAAGCTTCATGGCATTCCCATCGGAGTAAAAGATAATTTATATATGAAAGGAAAAAACATTCGTGTTGGCTCGAAAATTCATCAAGATTTTATCCCTTCCTATGATGCAACGGTGATTCAAAAGCTTCGTGATCAAGGAGCCATTTTTACTGGTTTATTAAATATGCATGAGTATGCGTATGGATTTACTACCACTAATCCTTATTATGGTACTTGTCGAAACCCGTGGGACTTAGAGCGAATTCCAGGTGGTTCTAGTGGTGGTTCTGCTGCAGCAGTTGCTGCAGATATGACTATTGCTGCTCTAGGTTCTGAAACAGGTGGTTCCTTGCGAGCACCTGCCTCCTTTAATGGTATTGTTTCGATAAAACCAACCTACGGGAGAGTGAGTAAGCATGGGTGTTTTCCATTTGCTTGGTCGCTTGATCATGTTGGACCAATGACCAAAACAGTAGAAGATGCTGCTATCTTACTTCAGGCAATGGCTGGGCATGATCCATTAGATACTACGACAGCATCACTACCAGTACCTGACTATAGCTCCTATTTACATAAAGATGTAGCTGACATGGTGATTGGGATTAATGAGGAATATCTATTTGCGAATGCTGATGAACAGGTGGAGAAATCTGTACGACATGTCATTCACGAATTAGAAAAGCTCGGGGCAAAAATAGTTCCTGTTCAGTTTAAAACATTTGAAAATGCTTTGTTCGCATTTATGATGACAATGGCAGCAGAAGCTACTGCACTACATCATGAGAACTTAGTGAAACGTCCTGAAGACTATGGTATCGAGGTACGTACAGAACTCATGTTTGGCGAGCTTATATCCGCAGTTGACTACTTACAAGCCCAACAAATTCGCAGGACAATTCGTGATGAATTTGAAGAAGTATTTCAAGAGGTTGATGTAATCGTTGGGCCAACACTTCCTTTTACCGCAGGATATATTGGTACGGATACCGTGATGCTTAATGGAGAAGAGGTTAAATTGCCCGAGCATGTGAGTCGCTTTATTCGTCCAACCACACTTACAGGAATTCCGGCGATGAGTGTGCCTTGTGGACTAGTTAATGGACTTCCAGTTGGTATTCAAATTCTTGCAGGACCTTTTATGGAAAAGAAAATCTTTCAGGTCGCATCAACAATTGAAGCACTTCAGCTTATGCGCGGACTTAAACCAACTTTTAACTCGTCCCTTACTGAATAG
- the dacB gene encoding D-alanyl-D-alanine carboxypeptidase/D-alanyl-D-alanine-endopeptidase yields the protein MRMTLRQTFFIGFMVAFGFLVLIAMIDPTQNNAQDETENKDEKIDKKEIEESLAEILKTELLDGAITSVHVRKASDASVVFDHLGTMNLHPASNMKIITGAVALEVLGPEYEFSTDFLTDGSIENGILDGNLYIQGKGDPTLTAEELTEIASQLKAEGIEKITGDVIADDSWYDDVRYSQDLNWSDEYNYTGSAISALSLSPNEDYDAGTVQIYVGGDRPIGEAPTITLNPENDYVKIENNATVASGSEVEGITIDREHGTNKIIIEGSINENQHIAFWRSVWEPTNYTLHVFKQILKDEGIEMDGEAKVGVTNEDATVILTRNSPPLADLMMPFMKNSNNTLGEIFVKEMGKLIHDEGSWEQGLEVVNTTLEEAFELDMSQILLRDGSGMSHKTLIPADKLTKLLYEAQEKEWFPIFEASQPVAGEDAKEIGGTLAHRMKEEPLKGNVKAKTGSLTGVNTLSGFFTGASGEEYIFSVMINNYIEGYIPRVVDEIMLLLVEEL from the coding sequence ATGCGAATGACACTGCGCCAAACATTTTTTATTGGGTTTATGGTTGCATTTGGCTTTCTTGTGCTAATCGCAATGATTGATCCAACTCAAAATAATGCTCAGGATGAAACAGAAAATAAAGACGAAAAGATAGATAAGAAAGAAATCGAAGAAAGCTTAGCAGAAATTTTAAAAACAGAACTTTTAGATGGCGCAATTACTAGTGTTCATGTACGTAAAGCATCAGATGCATCTGTTGTTTTTGATCATTTAGGGACAATGAATTTGCACCCTGCATCCAATATGAAAATTATTACCGGCGCAGTGGCACTAGAAGTACTAGGACCTGAATATGAATTTTCCACAGATTTTTTAACAGATGGAAGTATTGAAAATGGAATACTAGATGGAAATTTATATATCCAAGGAAAAGGCGATCCAACATTAACCGCAGAGGAGCTCACTGAAATTGCAAGCCAATTGAAAGCAGAAGGAATTGAAAAAATTACAGGTGATGTGATTGCAGATGATTCCTGGTATGATGATGTTCGCTATTCACAGGATTTAAACTGGTCAGATGAATATAATTACACTGGATCAGCAATTTCTGCATTATCCCTATCACCAAATGAAGATTATGATGCAGGAACTGTACAAATATATGTTGGAGGCGATCGTCCCATTGGTGAGGCTCCGACAATTACACTGAATCCAGAAAATGACTACGTAAAAATTGAAAATAACGCAACAGTAGCAAGTGGATCTGAAGTAGAAGGAATAACAATTGACCGAGAACATGGGACAAACAAGATCATCATTGAAGGATCTATTAATGAGAATCAGCATATTGCCTTTTGGCGCTCTGTATGGGAGCCAACGAACTACACACTCCATGTCTTTAAGCAAATATTAAAAGACGAAGGAATTGAGATGGATGGAGAGGCAAAGGTTGGCGTCACAAATGAAGATGCAACAGTAATACTAACTAGAAACTCGCCACCATTAGCTGATTTGATGATGCCATTTATGAAAAACAGTAATAACACACTTGGAGAAATTTTTGTAAAAGAAATGGGCAAACTTATTCATGATGAAGGAAGCTGGGAACAAGGCTTAGAGGTTGTGAATACAACATTAGAGGAAGCATTCGAATTAGATATGTCGCAAATTCTGTTACGTGACGGATCAGGCATGTCCCATAAAACACTCATACCAGCAGATAAATTGACAAAGCTATTATATGAAGCACAAGAAAAAGAATGGTTTCCAATCTTTGAAGCATCCCAGCCTGTAGCAGGAGAAGACGCTAAAGAAATAGGAGGAACCTTAGCACATCGTATGAAAGAAGAGCCGTTAAAAGGAAACGTTAAAGCGAAAACAGGATCTTTAACCGGTGTTAACACATTATCCGGCTTCTTTACCGGAGCTAGTGGAGAAGAATATATCTTTTCAGTAATGATCAACAATTACATTGAAGGCTATATCCCACGTGTCGTTGACGAAATTATGCTGTTACTTGTTGAAGAACTCTAG
- a CDS encoding helix-turn-helix domain-containing protein yields MSLNLQTIGIKIKHARLRSKKTQQQVADAAGISKSMLSKIENGQTSSAVATLSKISQVLEVSLSWILDDRPETDLVLLPKTNRQASVGDESMGYSFELLANRSKFSPIEPTIVYVTPKDENERCEPYTHAQEEFIYILEGTISLLYDGEEHHMTQGDTAYFKGEKAHLFIPVDNEGAKVLTIFINSEM; encoded by the coding sequence ATGTCATTAAACTTACAAACAATAGGGATAAAAATAAAGCATGCTAGACTGCGCAGTAAGAAAACCCAGCAGCAGGTGGCAGATGCAGCAGGTATTTCTAAAAGTATGCTATCAAAAATTGAAAATGGACAGACCTCATCAGCAGTAGCAACCTTATCAAAAATTAGCCAAGTACTTGAGGTATCATTATCCTGGATACTTGATGATCGTCCAGAAACTGACCTTGTATTACTCCCGAAAACGAATCGCCAAGCAAGTGTTGGAGATGAAAGCATGGGATATTCTTTTGAACTACTTGCGAACCGCTCTAAATTTTCTCCGATTGAACCAACGATTGTTTATGTGACACCGAAAGATGAAAATGAACGCTGTGAACCATATACACATGCTCAAGAAGAATTTATTTATATATTAGAGGGGACGATTAGCCTGCTTTATGATGGAGAAGAACATCATATGACACAAGGGGATACTGCTTATTTTAAAGGGGAAAAAGCCCATCTGTTTATTCCAGTTGATAATGAAGGAGCGAAGGTGTTAACAATATTTATTAATAGTGAAATGTAA
- the rlmH gene encoding 23S rRNA (pseudouridine(1915)-N(3))-methyltransferase RlmH, whose product MNITIVAVGKIKEKYLKQGIDEYLKRLRTYAKVNIVEVPDEKAPETMSPAEEQQVKRKEGERILAHISQDAYVITLEINGKMLTSEELAAKMDELATYGKSKVVFVIGGSLGLSEEVVKRSNYALSFSKMTFPHQLMRMVLLEQVYRGFRINRGEPYHK is encoded by the coding sequence ATGAATATTACCATTGTAGCTGTCGGAAAAATTAAAGAAAAATACCTAAAACAAGGCATCGATGAATACCTAAAACGCCTAAGAACATACGCAAAAGTGAACATTGTCGAAGTGCCTGACGAAAAAGCACCCGAAACAATGAGCCCCGCAGAAGAACAACAAGTAAAAAGAAAAGAAGGCGAACGCATCTTAGCTCATATCAGCCAAGATGCGTATGTTATTACATTAGAAATCAACGGAAAGATGCTGACATCAGAAGAACTAGCAGCCAAGATGGACGAGCTTGCGACATATGGGAAAAGTAAGGTTGTTTTTGTTATTGGTGGATCATTAGGGTTGAGTGAGGAAGTTGTGAAGCGAAGTAATTATGCGCTGTCTTTTTCGAAAATGACATTTCCTCATCAGTTAATGCGGATGGTGTTATTGGAGCAGGTTTATCGCGGGTTTCGGATTAATAGGGGGGAACCTTATCACAAGTAA